The genomic stretch TGCGCATGTACATCCGCACCACGACGCGCCGGAACAAAGACGGCGCCGTCGTCCGCTACCTCCAGCTCGCCGAGAGCGTCTGGGACTCGGAGCAGCAGCGCTCGCAGACGCGCGTGCTCTACAACCTGGGCCGTGAGGACGCGCTGGACACCGAGGCGCTGCGCCGCCTGGCCGAGAGCCTGCTGCGAGTGGCGGCCCCCGGAGAGGAGCGGCCCGGCCCGCGGGGGGCGGCGCCCGCGCTGCGCCTGGAGTGGGCGAAGGACTACGGAGGGCTGCACGCCCTGCACGCGCTCTGGCGGGAGCTGGGGCTGGCCGAGGAGATCGGTCGAGCGTGCGGCGAGCGGCCGAGCGCGGCGCAGCTTTGCGAGGCCGCCTTCCTGATCGTGGCCAACCGGGCGCTGGCGCCCGAAAGCAAGCTGGGCGTGCACGAGCGCTGGCTGCGCGACGTGCACTGGCCGGCGGCCGAGGAGCTCGGGCTCCACCACCTCTATCTCGCGCTCGACCTGCTGGCCGCGGAGAAGGCGCGCCTGGAGAAGGAGATCTTCTTCCGCGTGGCGGACCTGCTCTCGGCCGACGTGGACCTCGTCTTCTACGACACGACGAGCGTCTACTTCGAGACCGAGGAGGAGGACGAGGGCGAGGGGCTGAGGCGGCGGGGCCACAGCAAGGACTACCGGCCGGGCGCTCCGCAGATCGTCGTCGGGCTGGCGATCACGCGCGAGGGGCTGCCGGTCAAGAGCTGGATCTGGCCGGGGAACACCGCGGACGTGAGCACCGTCGAGCAGGTCAAGCGCGACCTGGCGGGATGGCGGCTGAACCGGGTGGTCTACGTGGCCGATGGCGGGATGATGAGCCAGGAGAACCTCACCCACCTCGCCCGGGGCGGCAGCGGCTACATCGTGGGAGTGCCGCTGCGCAAGTCGAAGGAGGCCGCGGCGGTGCTCGCCCGGCCGGGCCGCTTCAGCGCAGTCGCCGAGAACCTGGAAATCAAGGAGGTCGCCTATCCGCCGCCGGAAGAGGAGCCGGTGGCGGAGAAGCGCCGGCGCTACGTCCTCTGCCGCAACCCGGAAGAGGCGAAGCGGCAGAAGCACCGCCGCGACGAGCTGCTGCGTGAGCTGGAGGCCGAGCTGAAGGCGCTGCATGCGCGCAAGGACGAGGAGCATCCGAAAGCGGCCTGCGTGCTGCGCTCGAGCCGGCGCTTCGGCGCGTACCTCAAGACGGGCGCGGACGGGAAGCTGGAGATCGACCGGGCGAGGGTGGCACAGGAAGAGAAGCTCGATGGCAAGTGGCTCGTCATCACCAACGACGCC from Longimicrobium sp. encodes the following:
- a CDS encoding IS1634 family transposase yields the protein MYIRTTTRRNKDGAVVRYLQLAESVWDSEQQRSQTRVLYNLGREDALDTEALRRLAESLLRVAAPGEERPGPRGAAPALRLEWAKDYGGLHALHALWRELGLAEEIGRACGERPSAAQLCEAAFLIVANRALAPESKLGVHERWLRDVHWPAAEELGLHHLYLALDLLAAEKARLEKEIFFRVADLLSADVDLVFYDTTSVYFETEEEDEGEGLRRRGHSKDYRPGAPQIVVGLAITREGLPVKSWIWPGNTADVSTVEQVKRDLAGWRLNRVVYVADGGMMSQENLTHLARGGSGYIVGVPLRKSKEAAAVLARPGRFSAVAENLEIKEVAYPPPEEEPVAEKRRRYVLCRNPEEAKRQKHRRDELLRELEAELKALHARKDEEHPKAACVLRSSRRFGAYLKTGADGKLEIDRARVAQEEKLDGKWLVITNDASLSAEDVALGYKQLLRVEESFRRLKHGIDIRPVHHRTRERIEAHVFACVLALLLERVAELRTHRRWGEIRRELGCLKMVAYTGPGGRALQTTELTEEQRKLLQEMKIELPRRVHHIG